A window of Phragmites australis chromosome 2, lpPhrAust1.1, whole genome shotgun sequence genomic DNA:
GTAGCACATTCATCTGTATCCTGAAACCATGTGCTTCATTTCTAAATATCACTTCCCTGTATCCTTTTGCTGGTTTCCTTGTTGCTGTTTATTTGTAATTACCATCATGAACTATCTAGAAATTGTTGATTTCTCATTGTTGCACTTTGGTAACTTCTGGCAGAACCactgttttttttagaaaatgagCTATGGAAAGTTAGGGATGAAAAATACGGAAATAAATTTGCATATACTAGTCCGAAAATCTACTATTTTGGTACGTTACTTATACGATCATTAATTGTTTCTTTCTACCATTGACATTCCCTCATGCTTCCCGTTTCAGTCTGGTGCTTAACGCATGATTGTGTATCTTATTGGTCCTCTACTTCAGTACCTCCATAGTTGGAACAGTAATGGAATCCTGATGTCTGCTTGTTTTATAATTCAGAAAAGGAAATTGAGCCAGAAACAAGAGAAAgagaatgatgatgaagatgctGGTCCTGCTGCTTCTGAGGATGTATCTATGGGAGAAGAAGCTGATGTGGACTCTGAAGCAAATGATAATGCTGTGAGTGATGAAGAACCTGATGAGCCTCCAGCAAAGAAAAAGTCATCAGATGTTAAGCAAGCAAAGAAAGAAGCTGGGcttaaggaaaaagaaaaggatgcaTCAGGAAAAAGGGCTTCTAGGAATCCTGCAAAAGGTGCATCAAAGCCTTCTGAAGATACTAAAGACGAGCCCGATGTAGAGAGCAAAAAGGTTGGGAAGAGAGGCAAGAGTTCGAAGGAAAGTGATGTGCCTGTAGATTCAAATAAGGCTAATAAGAAGGTTTCTAAATCCAAAAAGGATGATGGAAAAGAAATCCAGAATAATAAGGCTTGCTCTAAGGATGGTGCCAAGCTATCCAATAAAAGTAAAGGTATAAGATCTGTAATACTTGTTACAGGAAGTATCATATATTCATATCAATCGATCTTGTTCTGTGAAATATTCTGATTTTGTTTTTGATGCATTATTGCATTACGATCATACTAGTGCAGAATCAAGTTCATTTGTGCTAGTTAATTAAGAAGCACAGAAAGTTCTTTTTGTTTTCTGTTCTCTAAAAACTGGTTTCAGTAGAAAGGCTTGTCATGACATTCAAGAGTTTATTTTTGTGATGCCATTTAGAGCCTGTATAATCTATTAGATTGTTGCAGTAGTAAACTGTTGTCAATCTCTTCTAGCAGGAAAAGGCAAGGGTGGTGCGGATGCTGGATCTGCCCCAACCACTGAACAGCTGCATGCTGTTGTTAGCAGCATTTTGAAGGAAGTTGACTTCAACACTGTAAGCAAATAGTTAATTTTTGAACATGGTGTATCTTTTTAACTTGCTTTGTATGCTGAATGGTTATGTTGTCTTGTAGGCAACTTTGGCTGATATTCTCCGACAATTAGGTACTCATTTTATGTTTTTGCTTAAGTTTCATTAGAGTCAATAGGTAAAGAAATTGTGCATTCTAAACTAGATTTCTGATCTATAATGTAATGTCATTTCTGTGACTGGTAAAACCAGGGGCGCATTTTAAAATGGACCTCATGGACAGAAAAGCAGAAGTGAAGCACATCATAGAGGATGTGATAAATAGTATGTCTGATGATGAAGGTGAGGAAGACAACTcagaagatgaagcagaagacaATGCTAAGGCAGAAAATTCAAAGGATGACCCTGAAGAAGGTGAAAAGTAGGTCAGCGAGCCAGATGTGATGTGGTCAGATCAGTCTCGTGTCAGTGTTATGGATCAACAGACTATTTCATGCCAATGTTCCCGTTTGGGAGGTTTGGTTCTGTACAATGGGGCACTACAACAGCGAATTGGTGACCTGGGTAGTACAAGATTGTTAACTATTTCACAGTCATACACCTAGTTGTGCTTGACTTATTAGTGACCTGTAGTCTAGTTGCTGGTCATGTACAATAGCGG
This region includes:
- the LOC133909500 gene encoding DEK domain-containing chromatin-associated protein 1-like isoform X2; the protein is MASDDAKPASPAAADPPADDAKDPDPAEPEAEAEAKEGKGEETPQQPGKKRGRRKKGEASEAGKKTPPSKKASGPSVERPSRERKTVERYAELAPRVTPAKKSPAILQGSGTKLKDIPNVSFKLSKRKADENLQSLHTLMYGRKSNVHFLKRNISQFSGFVWTDNQEKHRCRIKEKLDKFNKEKLLDFCEILDIHVSKATTKKEEVSAKLLEFLESPCITRDVVLTDEKKGKKRGRRSKGSGQATSEGASSEKKRKLSQKQEKENDDEDAGPAASEDVSMGEEADVDSEANDNAVSDEEPDEPPAKKKSSDVKQAKKEAGLKEKEKDASGKRASRNPAKGASKPSEDTKDEPDVESKKVGKRGKSSKESDVPVDSNKANKKVSKSKKDDGKEIQNNKACSKDGAKLSNKSKGKGKGGADAGSAPTTEQLHAVVSSILKEVDFNTATLADILRQLGAHFKMDLMDRKAEVKHIIEDVINSMSDDEGEEDNSEDEAEDNAKAENSKDDPEEGEK
- the LOC133909500 gene encoding DEK domain-containing chromatin-associated protein 1-like isoform X1 → MASDDAKPASPAAADPPADDAKDPDPAEPEAEAEAKEGKGEETPQQPGKKRGRRKKGEASEAGKKTPPSKKASGPSVERPSRERKTVERYAELAPRVTPAKKSPAILQGSGTKLKDIPNVSFKLSKRKADENLQSLHTLMYGRKSNVHFLKRNISQFSGFVWTDNQEKHRCRIKEKLDKFNKEKLLDFCEILDIHVSKATTKKEEVSAKLLEFLESPCITRDVVLTDEKKGKKRGRRSKGSGQATSEGASSEKKRKLSQKQEKENDDEDAGPAASEDVSMGEEADVDSEANDNAVSDEEPDEPPAKKKSSDVKQAKKEAGLKEKEKDASGKRASRNPAKGASKPSEDTKDEPDVESKKVGKRGKSSKESDVPVDSNKANKKVSKSKKDDGKEIQNNKACSKDGAKLSNKSKAGKGKGGADAGSAPTTEQLHAVVSSILKEVDFNTATLADILRQLGAHFKMDLMDRKAEVKHIIEDVINSMSDDEGEEDNSEDEAEDNAKAENSKDDPEEGEK